A region from the Aegilops tauschii subsp. strangulata cultivar AL8/78 chromosome 5, Aet v6.0, whole genome shotgun sequence genome encodes:
- the LOC123494086 gene encoding uncharacterized protein produces the protein MNAGREDAAVEKDAAVEAVEKPAVVIAAAVGAAEGAVAATGGGAPSAATAPAAVAAVKPAVGEQVEEEVAVDLEEQRLKRKREQYELIDKSYEEAHLDAQEVQDEAVEFDEEVDDELSEEDDEDVDDSKESRDSKSRYVPRRLRNGEIPYRSGYNRLYGNIACPFCCAIIKSDYNSLIIHGTYIGRGNGRNRKPHVRAKHAAFGAFLRKYAKGHLPFYLPRPPRPAKMLRI, from the exons ATGAACGCCGGCCGTGAagacgcggcggtggagaagGACGCGGCGGTAGAAGCAGTGGAGAAGCCTGCTGTGGTCATTGCCGCCGCGGTTGGCGCGGCCGAGGGCGCCGTCGCGGCGACGGGAGGCGGTGCACCATCTGCTGCGACTGCTCCGGCCGCCGTCGCAGCGGTCAAGCCTGCGGTCGGGGAgcaggtggaggaggaggtggcggtggATCTGGAGGAGCAGAGGCTCAAGCGGAAGCGCGAGCAGTACGAGCTCATCGACAAGAGCTACGAGGAGGCCCACCTCGACGCTCAAGAAGTGCAGGACGAGGCCGTTGAGTTCGACGAGGAGGTCGACGACGAGCTCTCGGAG GAAGATGACGAAGACGTGGATGATAGTAAGGAGAGCAGGGACAGCAAGAGCCGCTACGTCCCCAGGAGGCTGCGGAATGGGGAAATCCCATACCGCAGCGGATACAACAGGCTCTACGGCAACATAGCCTGCCCCTTCTGCTGCGCGATTATCAAGAGCGACTACAACAGCCTGATCATCCATGGCACCTATATCGGCCGTGGTAATGGGAGGAACCGCAAGCCCCACGTCCGGGCTAAACATGCCGCTTTTGGTGCCTTCCTCAGGAAGTACGCGAAGGGGCATCTGCCATTCTACCTCCCGAGGCCTCCTCGTCCGGCCAAGATGCTGAGGATCTGA